Below is a window of Fundulus heteroclitus isolate FHET01 unplaced genomic scaffold, MU-UCD_Fhet_4.1 scaffold_542, whole genome shotgun sequence DNA.
GGCGCTGCATTAATAAAGCCAGTGGTTACAAATAAAAAGGGAGGTGAGCGGCGATTATTCAAAGCCCTCCAAAGAGAGAGCGAGAGGAAGGCCCCGTTTCACACCCAGGGAGAGTAAAAGCGCCGCCTGCCATTTGTGCCGTCGTCCAAGGGTCTAGTGTGAGGACTAATTGGAATATTAATAGAGAAGGAAGGGACTTTAATAGTACTGATCTGAAAAAGGGTTTagagtagataaaaaaaaacatccagcaaaataaaggttaaatatgcCCGTGGAGTGGTGTGTAGGAGTCTTTATGAAATACACATGTGTCACATGAGCTATAGTTTTAAACATCAAAACCAGAACATTCAGTAAATCCTGCATTTCACCTTAATGTACAAGTAAATAAACATACATATAGACTGAGCAGAGTAGAATAATAAGACTACATGAATATGAatagttgataaaaaaaaatcatactgtTTTGGATTAATATGAAGTAAATATTGGCTAaaatgaacaatgttttttcatttatctttcTTACTGAGCAGAATATTCCTGTCGTACCATTTACATCGGCACAAGCTGGCGGGTAATTAGATGCGCTATCTTCTCATGTAACCTGCAGACGACAAACATGCAACCCGTATTGTTCTAACTTCAGCTTTAAAAACAGCGTTACATTGACAGTGACAGCATTCAGGGTTTTTCGCAGGAGGACCTATTACAAAATGGGTGAATTATCCTTCTTGTGTGTGAGGAAAAAGCTGTgaacagcaacaggtgggggaggggatACCTGGATACAAGCAACCAGTCCAGCCTCCCGGTGAGGCCGAACCTGTGGGAAATACAATCTGGGTTCAGATGAGTTTCCCTGAGAACTGGATGAAGCAGTCTAATGTTGACCATAGAAAGAGGCTTCACAAGCAGATGATGGACCAGggcaaagcaaaaataatatatacataCCCATATTAATTTACTAAAAGATCGTCATGGGGCtcaagtagggctggacaataattcaataacaatatataacgATCAATGGACAtgtggttcaatagaaaaaaaagggtcaataaaaagttcaacagaaggacagttttacttccttttgcCTTCtggcctatcatgtaggttaatgctACATCACTCATTGCATCCTCCCAACTAGTTACAAGCGTAGACCCAGGAAAGCTCCGTCACTAAGTTTCAAAGAGTTTTTtaagacttacagttttggtaaaaagttggttatataaaagggttgtgtttgaattcagtgttttgtctttaaaaataggtgattaagcaacagcataaaatggccagggctgaacttaaagtatatattttaatttgttttgataattatcgatattgatcaatatcatttctattttattgatatgctttttatcaatatcgtccagccctaggctCAAGACATCGGCCAGCCAACAGAATCTCATGTCGGCCATTCCACGTTTTTATTGAGACCTGAAAAAAAGCGCtataatttgactttttttttttttttccaggtcctTTGGACATAAACACTAGACAAAGACATTAAACGCCAGGCTTGGCTAGCTGGAAACCGAGGTAATATTCATGCCAATAAACGTCTTTACAACGACAACTCTACACTTGTCAGTTTCGAACTGCATTTTCATGTAGCTGAGGTGCTGTGACACCATACAGCTTTCCAATTATtggcagtatatatatatatatatatatatatatatatatatatatatatatatatatatatatatatatatatatatatgaaaaaatctgtatacagattttttaaacaaaaggaacagtaaaacaaacaactatTATGCTGTTATTCTCTCCAGGTGAGATACTTTCACCTAACAATGAGATGTGTGTTTGCATACGCCACTTACCTGCACACCTAAAGCTCTGAGCGGTGAGCCCCTTCTCCACAGCCAGGCAGGTGAGAATACTGAGGAAACTGGTGGTGACCGACTGCCGCTTGGCTCTCTGGGCCTCCCTCTGCCTCCTATCCCTTGAAGGTTTGGATCTCAGCAACACTCCTTGGAGACCTGGAGGTCCTTCGTATGCTTCTTTCTTGCCGTCTTGTGCGGGCTTCTGTGCGTTCGCCGCCTGTCGCAGCGCCTCCACCCATTCCTGGGCTTTTAGGTGATCGTCCGCCTGGAGTTTGAGGACCTCTTTGTGGAAAACCACTTGGAAATACTGCCCTTTTTCCGCCCATGACTCTCCAGTCTCCGGTACGAGATCTTGCTGTACGGACAAGCAGGAAGCTAGGGAGTACTGGAGGACTGGTTGGGACACTGAACCCCTGCCTTCAGTAGCGAAAGCTTGGAGGGCAGACCTTGTCAAGACAAAGGTGAAGGCCCGCCAGTTGTTCTGATCCATCAGCAGGTGAAGAAGTCCAGCTTTCAGCACATCCTGGACGTGTTGACGAAACAGGGGGAGCGTGGTTGGTCTACTCAGGACTCCAGAACTGCTAGAAAGCGACGCCTCGGTTGAGGTTGGCGTGTCGCTGTCCCCGTCAGGTTGGGTGTCGAGCCCAGAGGGAGAGGGCGACGAGGAAGGCGACATTGGCACAGGAAATTTAGCGCTCTGCTGAATTTCCAAGCCGTTCTTTTGCTTGCGGTGTTCCTGCCTCACGGGTCTGGCTGCCTGAACCTTTTCCCACATCAGCCGCCTCCACTCCATCGCCTCCCACTGGTTGACCGCCCTCAGCTGCAGACGCGTGCTGTTGAAGAACAAGGCCTGGAGTGTGCGCTTGTCGCCGGGCTGGCTCATCTGACTGGACTGGCTGCAGGGTGCCGGGGCGATGACGCTCTGGCAGTGTGACAGAGAGAAGGCAGTGCCCAGTTGGCGATTGGCACTGCTGTCCAGCGTGTAGAGCCGTAGCTCGCAGGGAGTCAGCTCAACATAGCAGGGTGTCCAGCGGCCCCGTGGGCCCTCGCGCTGCTCCATCTCGCCCTGCTTCaccacgctgctgctgctgcttttgtcAACTGAAGGCAAGACACAGAAAGGGAGAAATTGCATGAATGATTCATATTTGCGTGTTCAGAATCGGTTCAGTTAACagtaaaaaagaacaacaacccACTGATCAGCTAttcagtgcttctgtggaaaCAAACAGGACATTAAAGGCTTTTTTATGTATAACACTGGCTGTTTTTCTAAATTTCCCACAGTGATAAGAAAGTTCATTCATTTGTTATTCTTTGTTTCATTCTGATAacaaatcatccatccatccatccatccattttctaacatatctatccctattggggtcatgaggggtgctggtgcccatctccagctgtcaatgggcgagaggcggagtacaacctggacaggtcaccagtctatcacagacTAATTGTTCTTgtctgtacaaaaaaaaaaaaaagaaagaaaacaaaacaactagtACCGCCTCTGCCTACAGGATTATCCATCAAGTTTTCATAAATTTGACTCCCAGCCATTTTCATAGTGTTGTTAGTCAACAGACAACCATAGGGAGGCATTAAACAGCAAATGTCATGaccaacaataaactggacaaGTTTTAATACAAGACAGAGATTAGAGCAGtttctcagataaaaaaagaggaacagaAAGAACCATCTGCAGGACACTATCAAAAACGCCGTACACAGCTTTCACACAAAGATCAAACATGCCAAACgaaactaaagaaaaacattttttttttataatttggaAGTGAGCAAACAAAAGTAGTCTTTATAATAAATTAGACATGAGCGTATTAAATACTGTATGTGTCGAGCCAGATGAATGTCCAGAACAAATATATAAGCAATGCATTTTAGAGGTGAAATGTTGACAGAATACTGCTTTCTCAAACTTGTTTACCCTTGTTGGAGCAGCATATGGAGGCTGTTAGTTACCCTAAGTTAGATACCCTTTACTCCCTGCCAAAAACAAATACAGCTCCAGCTTTCAAAGGTatcttaaaattattatttaagctttaAAACTGCTCTGTGTATATCTGAGAAGCCTTTCTTATTGGGTGGAGctctttaattaaaataacaaaaatcacTTACAATCAATTTCTAAACCAGTGTGACAATCTCATTTAGTTGCAATGCACAACACAAAGAataaatgggcaaaaaaaaaagcattttgtttctttaatgcATGGGATCACTCATCTAGTAAagggtaaaaagggggaaataatTCATAGCTCTGGTTAGCTTAAGGGTGGCGAGTGCAGGCTCTCATCAATCTTATGAAACCGGTAGCAGACATGGAGTCACTAAAGATCACGGACTTTGCATGTTAACAAAGCTTTTTGCTGAAgggataaataaatatgcaaataggTTTAACTCGGATTGGGCCTAACTGATTGGCAGACTTCACGCTTGGGAGAGTCGAGATGAGAATTAGGAattgtggagaggaaaacccgCTTTATTAAATTAGCCTCTGCATCTACCTGCTGGATGTTCCTATCACACGCTAATAGCCCAACAAGCTTTCAATCATAACCAATACGTCACACTAAATAACTCTTAAGTGTTTCACTCAATCATGCTGCAGAACTCTAATTTATAAAATCAGGCAATTGCAAAACAGGCAAAACAGTTTTCCTTGCTGTTACGTGTTAATACATCAATCAGTTCTCTAAattaaagtcctttttttttaatcactcaACCGATTGCGAGTTTTTGGTGCACAATGCCTGTGTGCATTGGTACCAAGATAAACGTACAAATATATTAAAACTTGAATATTCATCAAAAGCAGACATTGGGTGGAGACACCAGTGTTGAGCTACAGTCACGCCGTTACTTATCTTGGCAAATATGCAGAAACCGCGTTACACGGGTCTAAACGTGGGGAAATAAAGGGGATTTTGAAGTTCGTATGTTTCTCTGAAGTCTGTATGTCGGTGTTGATCTGCACCTGTTCTCAATCATTTGTGGATACTGGGATTAAGGGGCTAGATTTCCCAGAGCTCTACTGCCTTCAAGACTTCACCTTTCCGTGAGTTCACAGattgtttgattttctgtttttatataataaaaaaaaaagttgactggccataaaaattaaatcagtgAACATAATCACAATGCTCTATGAGCTGACCCAAGCTGTCAGATAATTATTAGCTGAATGAATCAGACAGTTATGTGATGCTCTAAGCTTCAGTTTCAAGCATCCAGCATGCCAAGGTGAGTAAAGCGTCTGGATAGCGTAGAGTCAAGACTGAATAATATTATTGTGACGTTGCGGTAACTTTGTAGCAATTGTAGCAATAGAACGCATGTACGTTATACATGGCAGATGAGCGCCACGGCACCCATGATGGCTGAACTGGGGATCAAAATGGGCGTGCCACAGAGTCAAAAGCTTCCAACATTCAAACAAAAGGCTAATATGCGACAGTGGAGCTGCACAATACATTAACCAGGATTGTCAACGTAATATCAGTGTGTGAATTATCACGGTCGCAAAGGTCCCATTGGACACAGCATTTAGTAGGATGCTATATTTCAAGTGTCATCCATTCATTCCTTGCATGTTGATAATAAATGCTCCCACTTGCATTGTCTCCAACTGTGCTTATTGTCCACACTTAGATTATATTTTTAGCGGCCCAAGCTCTCCAGGTGTGGCTGGGAGATTGTGTAATggtgaagaaagaaaaggggATTTATCATAATCAATACAGTCATTGCAAATATCAGCATTAATAtcgaaaatacatattttatttggtCGTATTACATaataaagagcaaaaacaatATCCTGACCCGCTGATCAATACTGATATCCTTGAATGATTAAATAAATGGCATATCAGCAGACTGGAGGTACTCGCGGATTTTCTCGGACGTCTTGTGTGTCTGATTCTTCCCTTTGTCTCACAATGAAATGCCACATTTGATCTTACTTGACAAATGAACtaccaacagttttttttttttttttttggatctagTGTATAAGAAACGTAGAAATTTTTAGAACCAAAAAAGATCTTTGCTAATCAAGGCCAAAAGGACTCCAAAAGAAGCTTCACACAGACTTTGTTGGTCCAAATACATATCCAGTATGCATATTGTTTACCAAAAACGGTGCTAATCATTTCCATTTACCATCTAAACATCCCCAGCTGTCACTAATGGAAAGGCAAACAGGCCccctttttgttatttatgcGTATAAAGAGGCACAGCGAGGCATAGCCAAATCACTTTGCCTTCTGCTTATTACCGTCTTTTTCCTACTTCTCTTCTTTCAGTGCACATCTCGCCAGTCTAAACAGCCTGATACCTTTTCACACATATGCTAATACTAAATAATCCTGCCAGTATCAGCGGCCGGGTAATTGGATTGCCTCTTCTCTCGCCTCATTTGAGTCCATTTGCTGACAGGATTACGGGCTATTATCCCCCAGGATCCCTTCGGATCTCCTCAGGTCTTCGGATagccaaaacacacaaacaaatgggCTCTctgcgagtgtgtgtgtgtgtgtgtttgtgtgtgtgtgttgggctCTCAGTCTGAATATGAGCGGTCAAGCCACAGCTGTGTCATTTTAAGTTATCATCATCTTCTATCATTATTGCTTTCTCTGGGGATGCTTCAGCCTAAGTACAGCACACGCCCCGATCTGCAGCACAAATAGTCGGGGACTTCTGTCCTCCATAAGCCTCTCAAAAAGCTGAGAAAGCTTTTCAGTGAATGGTCTGCCGATCagagcggaggaggaggaggtggtgtgGATGCCTCTCGCATGTAAGGGCCAGCCTTCTGGTGAGAATCGAGAATACTTCAGGTTCAATGATTTGGTCAACAGAGGGCATGACATCATCTTCAAAGAGTCAGAGCAACAATTTGCAGCATACATGTCCAATTAGGTAAATGCTGTCATTAAAGGGTCAGTTCACCTAAATGAGAAAAATTGCACCAGGGGGGGACAAACTGGAAAAGCACAGAGACATGGATTAAGTAACAATGATTACCCTCATAAACGTCTGCCAGGTTGCGAGTTCATGAGCTGGGGAGAGAATATATTAGTTAACAGTTTACTTTAAATAAAAGGGTGGGAATAAAACCCGGAGCGACGTAAATCTGCTACGTTTTAGTTTGTTGCTAAAAGCTCTCGCTCGGTCTCTCACCATCGGAAGCACATGGTTCTTTCActacttttatttcaaaattggACGGACGGACGTTCATAGAGGTCAAGGGTTTAAGCGTTACCTCTTGCCTTGTACTTTTGTCATGGAATTTCTAATGTGCAAAAATGCCATTTGTTTTGGTTGAAACATTCACTCAAAGTGTCCCTAGTCTTCAGAGATCGTCCTTGGTTAAAGATGTCCCCTCCTTTGTCGCCAAGAGCAGCAAGTATCTGCCTTTTTCAgcctctttctttttaaatggccCAGAGAACTTCTACCAAACATGTAGCTGGAACTCACAGCATGCATGTAGCAGGTTGCTAACATTGGCAAAGGAACTCCCGTGACATCCATTTCTgcgtcttttctgtttttatactcCTGACACTACGCAATAGTCTTGTTTTGGGATGAGGTGAATAAAAAGGTCAGAAATATCTGCTTCCAAAACACTGTAGAACTACTGCTAAGTTTACGGTGACCAGTGAAAGCACAAACTACAAAACCAGCctggttaagaaaaatgcagaTAAAGTACCGAGCACACATGGGGCCACAGACCAGGGGCCAGGGGCAAAAGTGGCTTTACCTGAAAGataatatttgataaaaaagaaacaaaaaatctaattttatccAACCAAAGGAAATTAGAGCACAAAAATCTAGTATAGTATTTTTGAAATGTAATCATAAACAAAGAATTAGGAATACTGTAGATTATCAGAAATGTTATAGCTATAGACTACATGATCAGTAAAGTAGGAACCTTCAATCTGTTTTGTGATCTCTTTTACTTCATCAGTATAATTAAATGAAAGAGAGTTATGCACTCACCGTCCTGCTGCTGgttgaggatcatgttcttcaGCGTGTTGCAGTCCACGGTGGGCAGCCCGTTGTCCGTGTACGCAGACGGACGGTAGTTGACGTCAGACCTGGACCGATTGTGCCCTTTCCTAAACACCGACTTGGACGAGGAGTTTCCAGCGTTGTTGGCGCACTCCTGGATGTGCGCCACCAAGTCATTGGTGGAGCGCGCTCGGCTTCTCTTGCCGTGCCTCAAGCCCATCCCCAGGTCCAGCACGCTGAAGTTGTCGGCCCAGGCCAGGCCGAGGGGCCCCACCTCCGGCTGCTCTCCGGCCAGGAGATTCCACACGCCGCTGGAGCTCAGCTTCCCCAGAGCCGCGCTCGACACTTCCTGCAGCTGCTTAGGCTGCCTCACAGGCTGGCGGCTGCTTGTTTGAGCGAGGCTTGGGCCTTGACCCTGGATCCGATCCATGCAGTGGATGAAGTCCTCCGTTGCCTCCAGAGCTGGGCTTATATCTCCCACCACGTCAAGCTGCTCAAGACCCTCCATGGCTGTGACAGGACGGGCGTTCCCCTGAGCGACAAAGCTTATCACAGTACAGTTTTCCAGGACCGGCACAAGTTTTCTGCAATCATGACCACCGAGCAAAACTAGCATTTACGTGGACAAATCTGAATCTTCTGGACATTCGGAGAATGGAAGAAGAGAACCATTTTCAGGATGGCTCAATTTTTTCTGTCTATCCGGACACTGAAATCCCGAAGGAACAACTCCTTTCGTTGTCAGGTGTTTCTGAGATATACCGACTGAGGCTGTCTGGGTCTttgctgtacaaaaaaaaaaaggagaagagaaaaagaggaagtcagGACAAGATCAAAACCAAGAACAGC
It encodes the following:
- the plekhm3 gene encoding pleckstrin homology domain-containing family M member 3, which produces MLVLLGGHDCRKLVPVLENCTVISFVAQGNARPVTAMEGLEQLDVVGDISPALEATEDFIHCMDRIQGQGPSLAQTSSRQPVRQPKQLQEVSSAALGKLSSSGVWNLLAGEQPEVGPLGLAWADNFSVLDLGMGLRHGKRSRARSTNDLVAHIQECANNAGNSSSKSVFRKGHNRSRSDVNYRPSAYTDNGLPTVDCNTLKNMILNQQQDVDKSSSSSVVKQGEMEQREGPRGRWTPCYVELTPCELRLYTLDSSANRQLGTAFSLSHCQSVIAPAPCSQSSQMSQPGDKRTLQALFFNSTRLQLRAVNQWEAMEWRRLMWEKVQAARPVRQEHRKQKNGLEIQQSAKFPVPMSPSSSPSPSGLDTQPDGDSDTPTSTEASLSSSSGVLSRPTTLPLFRQHVQDVLKAGLLHLLMDQNNWRAFTFVLTRSALQAFATEGRGSVSQPVLQYSLASCLSVQQDLVPETGESWAEKGQYFQVVFHKEVLKLQADDHLKAQEWVEALRQAANAQKPAQDGKKEAYEGPPGLQGVLLRSKPSRDRRQREAQRAKRQSVTTSFLSILTCLAVEKGLTAQSFRCAGCQRPVGLSKGKAKVCHYSGWYYCQSCHQDNSFLIPARLLHNWDTSKHKVSKQAKEFLEFVYEEPLLDVQQLNPCLYEHCEALSTVLRLRQQLQSLRAYLFSCRATIAEDLRRRIFPREYLLQHIHLYSLADLQQVIDGKLAPFLSKVIKFASSHVFSCSLCREKGFICELCQNGQVIYPFQENVTRRCDGCGAVFHAECRQKAQPCPRCVRRELHHKKPASFWSPDDDSPGCFHLPYQDT